Proteins from one Oncorhynchus tshawytscha isolate Ot180627B linkage group LG16, Otsh_v2.0, whole genome shotgun sequence genomic window:
- the LOC112234125 gene encoding corticoliberin-1-like, giving the protein MKLNLLVTTVVLLVAFLPRYECRAVESPDDVQRSTAPQPDAQQQSLPLLTRLGEEYYIRLGNGNRNSAASAPKVMHPEGSPAVYNRAMQLQLTQRLLQGKVGDINRFISGFANQLDDSMERGRRSDDPPISLDLTFHMLRQMMEMSRAEQLQQQAHSNRKMMEIFGK; this is encoded by the coding sequence ATGAAGCTCAATTTACTTGTCACCACCGTGGTTCTGCTGGTTGCCTTCTTACCGCGCTATGAATGTAGGGCTGTCGAGAGCCCTGACGATGTCCAGCGCTCCACCGCTCCACAGCCCGACGCGCAGCAACAGTCTCTTCCCCTCCTGACGCGACTCGGAGAGGAATACTACATCCGACTGGGCAACGGGAACCGCAACTCTGCCGCGTCCGCACCGAAAGTCATGCACCCCGAGGGCTCCCCAGCGGTCTACAACAGAGCAATGCAGCTCCAGCTGACGCAGCGCCTTCTACAAGGCAAAGTTGGGGACATCAATAGGTTCATCAGCGGCTTCGCGAACCAGCTCGACGACtcgatggagagggggaggaggtccGACGACCCGCCGATATCGCTAGATCTCACGTTCCACATGCTCCGACAGATGATGGAGATGTCCAGAGCGGAACAGTTACAGCAACAAGCCCATAGCAACAGAAAAATGATGGAGATCTTCGGGAAATGA